ATAGGTTTCGCTAAATGGTTGCCCGGTGAGCTGGGCAATACGTTGGTCGTTCGCCCAAGCATGTTGGGCAAATGCCGGGGTCATTTTGCGACCGGTGTCGGCAAATAAGCCTGTGGCAAATACCGAAACCTCAAAGGTTGTCGCCAAGTTTTGTACTGCCTGCGAACTGGCGTAGCACCAACCGCAGAGCGGGTCGAAAAGGTAGATCAGTTTCATTATTACTCCGATGCCACGGTAAAACGTTGGAACAAATGGGCTTTTTGCTCGACATCATCGGCAATCGCAATCGCTAAATCTGCCACGGAAATCCCTGCCGGCTCATCGCCGTCCATCAACAACTCTTCGCCACCCAAGCGATATGAGCCTAAACGCTCTTCGCTAAATCCGCCGTCTGCACCTAAACAAGCCGGTGGTGAGATAAACGCCCAATTTACATCACAGCGATCACGCAAATCGTTCAATAAGTGGCGAGCCGCATTTGCACCTTCAAAAATCTCTTTCGGGAAATCAGGGGTGTCGATCACTTGTAAATTTGGGGCAATATACAGGCTACCTGCACCGCCTACCACTAATAAATACGG
The sequence above is a segment of the Mannheimia bovis genome. Coding sequences within it:
- a CDS encoding NAD(P)-dependent oxidoreductase → MPYLLVVGGAGSLYIAPNLQVIDTPDFPKEIFEGANAARHLLNDLRDRCDVNWAFISPPACLGADGGFSEERLGSYRLGGEELLMDGDEPAGISVADLAIAIADDVEQKAHLFQRFTVASE